Proteins encoded together in one Ptiloglossa arizonensis isolate GNS036 chromosome 9, iyPtiAriz1_principal, whole genome shotgun sequence window:
- the LOC143151527 gene encoding uncharacterized protein LOC143151527 isoform X1 yields the protein MDEILTLILDDYQIKVNKGQLANKSRYFASLFSHNFNDSHNKEYVINYDISHTTLRNFVDWICNDMENCVVAHGRFLKSCMRKFVKENLMELLNLLQLSVLFTVDELTSDILDVIDINWLLPEKVIDVWLIAQELNVKVLQDMSFAICLDRFEELPLHSLVELTKDNIIQLLQNVNVRSSIEYLRLIRNKWIQHHMTSVLPDVKEERQTKFIHCILTREMKLFVNKEPCLCTWNENDFSNSFLLESGCQMFGCQMFGMQVASRGFSIYTIGGEIGALSGNFNYLILCYSLISKKWYYQAVLRFPRRHMVAAFLKNKLTLVGGVGRYRLKLVTVDILDIHTGKWKEGAEVPISFTEVPPYCVMNGKLFIMRTSVYIYDPEVDYWQIISINENSIGHNVHALVTHKTLFYYYGAISKRIDVTGYLLVCEKEECLKQCTEHVKILKMNIVHEDESYQLRYATELNLGIMLLTARSDDKHEYLHLHTQKSINRLKTFMHKSSSFNVIDLDTLYDTV from the exons ATGGATGAAATTTTAACTTTGATTCTCGATGATTACCAGATCAAAGTAAATAAGGGACAACTTGCAAATAAAAGTCGCTATTTTGCATCCCTTTTCTCACATAATTTCAATGATTCTCATAACAAAgaatacgttattaattatgataTTTCTCACACTACTTTACGG AATTTTGTCGACTGGATATGCAACGATATGGAAAATTGTGTAGTCGCACATGGTCGTTTTTTGAAATCTTGTATGAGAAAgtttgtaaaagaaaatttgatggaattattaaatttgttaCAATTGAGCGTACTATTTACGGTCGATGAATTAACAAGCGATATTCTAGATGTAATAGATATTAATTGGTTGCTACCAGAGAAAGTAATAGATGTATGGTTAATAGCGCAAGAATTAAACGTAAAGGTATTGCAGGACATGTCATTCGCCATATGTTTAGACCGTTTTGAAGAACTTCCTTTACATTCTCTCGTTGAATTGACCAAAGATAACAttattcagctgcttcaaaatgTTAACGTGAGATCTTCTATCGAATACTTGCGTCTTATAAGAAACAAATGGATACAACATCATATG acaTCGGTCTTACCAGATGTGAAAGAGGAAAGACAAACCAAGTTTATACACTGCATTCTTACGCGCGAAATGAAGTTATTTGTAAACAAGGAGCCATGCTTGTGTACTTGGaatgaaaatgatttttctaattcttttctaCTCGAGTCTGGATGTCAGATGTTTGGATGTCAGATGTTTGGAATGCAAGTTGCTAGtagag gTTTCAGCATATATACAATTGGAGGAGAAATAGGTGCTCTAAGTGGGAACTTTAACTACTTGATTCTTTGTTATTCTCTAATATCCAAAAAGTGGTATTACCAAGCAGTGTTGCGATTTCCGAGGAGACACATGGTTGCTgcgtttttgaaaaataaattaacgcTCGTAGGCGGCGTAGGAAGGTATAGATTAAAATTGGTTACGGTTGATATTCTCGATATTCATACAG GTAAATGGAAGGAAGGTGCAGAAGTCCCTATAAGTTTTACCGAGGTTCCTCCTTATTGCGTTATGaatggaaaattgttcataatgaGAACATCAGTTTATATATATGACCCCGAAGTTGATTACTGGCAAATTATATCGATTAACGAGAATTCGATTGGACACAATGTACATGCATTAGTCACACATAAAACGCTGTTCTATTACT ATGGCGCAATTTCGAAGAGAATcgacgttacaggttatctcTTAGTTTGCGAGAAAGAAGAATGTTTAAAACAGTGTACGGAGCACGTTAAGATACTTAAAATGAATATCGTACACGAAGATGAATCGTATCAATTAAGATACGCGACTGAATTAAATTTAGGCATAATGTTACTGACTGCTCGAAGTGATGATAAACACGAGTATTTACATTTGCATACCCAGAAGAGCATAAATCGTTTAAAGACGTTTATGCACAAATCGTCATCGTTTAATGTTATTGATCTCGACACTTTATACGACActgtgtaa
- the LOC143151527 gene encoding uncharacterized protein LOC143151527 isoform X3 encodes MDPFVLPLFQPMNFVDWICNDMENCVVAHGRFLKSCMRKFVKENLMELLNLLQLSVLFTVDELTSDILDVIDINWLLPEKVIDVWLIAQELNVKVLQDMSFAICLDRFEELPLHSLVELTKDNIIQLLQNVNVRSSIEYLRLIRNKWIQHHMTSVLPDVKEERQTKFIHCILTREMKLFVNKEPCLCTWNENDFSNSFLLESGCQMFGCQMFGMQVASRGFSIYTIGGEIGALSGNFNYLILCYSLISKKWYYQAVLRFPRRHMVAAFLKNKLTLVGGVGRYRLKLVTVDILDIHTGKWKEGAEVPISFTEVPPYCVMNGKLFIMRTSVYIYDPEVDYWQIISINENSIGHNVHALVTHKTLFYYYGAISKRIDVTGYLLVCEKEECLKQCTEHVKILKMNIVHEDESYQLRYATELNLGIMLLTARSDDKHEYLHLHTQKSINRLKTFMHKSSSFNVIDLDTLYDTV; translated from the exons ATGGATCCCTTTGTACTACCCTTGTTTCAGCCAATG AATTTTGTCGACTGGATATGCAACGATATGGAAAATTGTGTAGTCGCACATGGTCGTTTTTTGAAATCTTGTATGAGAAAgtttgtaaaagaaaatttgatggaattattaaatttgttaCAATTGAGCGTACTATTTACGGTCGATGAATTAACAAGCGATATTCTAGATGTAATAGATATTAATTGGTTGCTACCAGAGAAAGTAATAGATGTATGGTTAATAGCGCAAGAATTAAACGTAAAGGTATTGCAGGACATGTCATTCGCCATATGTTTAGACCGTTTTGAAGAACTTCCTTTACATTCTCTCGTTGAATTGACCAAAGATAACAttattcagctgcttcaaaatgTTAACGTGAGATCTTCTATCGAATACTTGCGTCTTATAAGAAACAAATGGATACAACATCATATG acaTCGGTCTTACCAGATGTGAAAGAGGAAAGACAAACCAAGTTTATACACTGCATTCTTACGCGCGAAATGAAGTTATTTGTAAACAAGGAGCCATGCTTGTGTACTTGGaatgaaaatgatttttctaattcttttctaCTCGAGTCTGGATGTCAGATGTTTGGATGTCAGATGTTTGGAATGCAAGTTGCTAGtagag gTTTCAGCATATATACAATTGGAGGAGAAATAGGTGCTCTAAGTGGGAACTTTAACTACTTGATTCTTTGTTATTCTCTAATATCCAAAAAGTGGTATTACCAAGCAGTGTTGCGATTTCCGAGGAGACACATGGTTGCTgcgtttttgaaaaataaattaacgcTCGTAGGCGGCGTAGGAAGGTATAGATTAAAATTGGTTACGGTTGATATTCTCGATATTCATACAG GTAAATGGAAGGAAGGTGCAGAAGTCCCTATAAGTTTTACCGAGGTTCCTCCTTATTGCGTTATGaatggaaaattgttcataatgaGAACATCAGTTTATATATATGACCCCGAAGTTGATTACTGGCAAATTATATCGATTAACGAGAATTCGATTGGACACAATGTACATGCATTAGTCACACATAAAACGCTGTTCTATTACT ATGGCGCAATTTCGAAGAGAATcgacgttacaggttatctcTTAGTTTGCGAGAAAGAAGAATGTTTAAAACAGTGTACGGAGCACGTTAAGATACTTAAAATGAATATCGTACACGAAGATGAATCGTATCAATTAAGATACGCGACTGAATTAAATTTAGGCATAATGTTACTGACTGCTCGAAGTGATGATAAACACGAGTATTTACATTTGCATACCCAGAAGAGCATAAATCGTTTAAAGACGTTTATGCACAAATCGTCATCGTTTAATGTTATTGATCTCGACACTTTATACGACActgtgtaa
- the LOC143151527 gene encoding uncharacterized protein LOC143151527 isoform X2, whose protein sequence is MDEILTLILDDYQIKNFVDWICNDMENCVVAHGRFLKSCMRKFVKENLMELLNLLQLSVLFTVDELTSDILDVIDINWLLPEKVIDVWLIAQELNVKVLQDMSFAICLDRFEELPLHSLVELTKDNIIQLLQNVNVRSSIEYLRLIRNKWIQHHMTSVLPDVKEERQTKFIHCILTREMKLFVNKEPCLCTWNENDFSNSFLLESGCQMFGCQMFGMQVASRGFSIYTIGGEIGALSGNFNYLILCYSLISKKWYYQAVLRFPRRHMVAAFLKNKLTLVGGVGRYRLKLVTVDILDIHTGKWKEGAEVPISFTEVPPYCVMNGKLFIMRTSVYIYDPEVDYWQIISINENSIGHNVHALVTHKTLFYYYGAISKRIDVTGYLLVCEKEECLKQCTEHVKILKMNIVHEDESYQLRYATELNLGIMLLTARSDDKHEYLHLHTQKSINRLKTFMHKSSSFNVIDLDTLYDTV, encoded by the exons ATGGATGAAATTTTAACTTTGATTCTCGATGATTACCAGATCAAA AATTTTGTCGACTGGATATGCAACGATATGGAAAATTGTGTAGTCGCACATGGTCGTTTTTTGAAATCTTGTATGAGAAAgtttgtaaaagaaaatttgatggaattattaaatttgttaCAATTGAGCGTACTATTTACGGTCGATGAATTAACAAGCGATATTCTAGATGTAATAGATATTAATTGGTTGCTACCAGAGAAAGTAATAGATGTATGGTTAATAGCGCAAGAATTAAACGTAAAGGTATTGCAGGACATGTCATTCGCCATATGTTTAGACCGTTTTGAAGAACTTCCTTTACATTCTCTCGTTGAATTGACCAAAGATAACAttattcagctgcttcaaaatgTTAACGTGAGATCTTCTATCGAATACTTGCGTCTTATAAGAAACAAATGGATACAACATCATATG acaTCGGTCTTACCAGATGTGAAAGAGGAAAGACAAACCAAGTTTATACACTGCATTCTTACGCGCGAAATGAAGTTATTTGTAAACAAGGAGCCATGCTTGTGTACTTGGaatgaaaatgatttttctaattcttttctaCTCGAGTCTGGATGTCAGATGTTTGGATGTCAGATGTTTGGAATGCAAGTTGCTAGtagag gTTTCAGCATATATACAATTGGAGGAGAAATAGGTGCTCTAAGTGGGAACTTTAACTACTTGATTCTTTGTTATTCTCTAATATCCAAAAAGTGGTATTACCAAGCAGTGTTGCGATTTCCGAGGAGACACATGGTTGCTgcgtttttgaaaaataaattaacgcTCGTAGGCGGCGTAGGAAGGTATAGATTAAAATTGGTTACGGTTGATATTCTCGATATTCATACAG GTAAATGGAAGGAAGGTGCAGAAGTCCCTATAAGTTTTACCGAGGTTCCTCCTTATTGCGTTATGaatggaaaattgttcataatgaGAACATCAGTTTATATATATGACCCCGAAGTTGATTACTGGCAAATTATATCGATTAACGAGAATTCGATTGGACACAATGTACATGCATTAGTCACACATAAAACGCTGTTCTATTACT ATGGCGCAATTTCGAAGAGAATcgacgttacaggttatctcTTAGTTTGCGAGAAAGAAGAATGTTTAAAACAGTGTACGGAGCACGTTAAGATACTTAAAATGAATATCGTACACGAAGATGAATCGTATCAATTAAGATACGCGACTGAATTAAATTTAGGCATAATGTTACTGACTGCTCGAAGTGATGATAAACACGAGTATTTACATTTGCATACCCAGAAGAGCATAAATCGTTTAAAGACGTTTATGCACAAATCGTCATCGTTTAATGTTATTGATCTCGACACTTTATACGACActgtgtaa
- the LOC143151525 gene encoding uncharacterized protein LOC143151525 isoform X1, with product MEAELIEKFIEVTGESETTARQYLSLTDGNVEAAISLMFEGGQTSELVNPEPEVRPPILPTQEILVPSDPVCSFPRLSNNVFDRFRDFAVETQRQEEEMAHRVTGVKQISQRKSKRLEDLFRPPCSILFLGSFMEAREHAKTLNRWLLVNIQNSQEFACQILNRDVWSNQQIQEIVKDHFVLWQVLSNTSDGKRYIDFYNVSEYPYLAVIDPRTGECMQIYNHVTVDILMSALNDMLSTHPSPECESSDSFNSKKWNSCTATTTKENSVSNSTMSDCSSSSTKTSEHVIDNLNDSDSHNGITNIQSTSTSTSTSTSTSTSTSTSTSTSTSTSTSTTTGTGTGTGTGTGTGTGTGTGTGTGTGTGTGKGTGTGTGIGTGTGTSANTGTSTSTSTSTSTSINASENINKKRRMNESDLKKPNQNINSKDESCDLNKIKTSSESVRLCLRLPNGKRETLSMCAADTIEDFINKMESLGFMSSDHTYLVPFPKTNIGELPPEIHLSDTILFPANTVFITKL from the exons ATGGAGGCAGAACTTATTGAAAAATTCATAGAAGTGACGG gagAGAGTGAAACCACAGCTCGTCAGTATCTATCATTAACTGATGGCAATGTGGAAGCTGCTATAAGCTTAATGTTTGAGGGAGGTCAAACATCTGAACTTGTAAATCCTGAACCAGAAGTGAGACCTCCTATTTTACCTACCCAAGAAATATTAGTACCATCTGATCCAGTTTGTTCTTTTCCAAGGTTATCGAATAATGTATTCGATAGATTTAGAGATTttgcagtagaaactc aACGCCAAGAAGAAGAAATGGCTCATAGAGTAACTGGAGTCAAACAAATCTCTCAACGTAAGTCAAAGAGATTGGAAGATTTATTTCGACCTCCATGCAGCATTCTCTTCTTAGGTTCTTTTATGGAAGCTCGTGAACATGCCAAGACATTAAATCGTTGGTTActtgtaaatattcaaaattctcAAGAGTTTGCCTGCCAAATTCTTAATAGAGATGTATGGTCGAATCAACAGATTCAAGAAATTGTGAAGGATCATTTTGTTTTGTGGCAA GTATTGTCAAATACTAGCGATGGGAAGCGCTACATCGATTTTTACAATGTATCTGAATATCCCTATCTGGCAGTAATTGATCCTAGAACAGGAGAATGTATGCAAATTTACAATCATGTTACAGTTGATATTTTAATGTCCGCTTTAAACGATATGCTAAGTACTCATCCATCACCAGAATGTGAATCAAGCGACTCATTTAATTCCAAAAAGTGGAACAGTTGCACTGCAACAACAACAAAAGAAAATTCTGTATCTAATTCAACAATGAGT gattgtagtagtagtagtactaAAACTTCCGAACATGTAATTGATAATTTAAATGACTCAG ATAGTCACAATGGTATAACAAACATTCAAAGTACAAGTACAAGTACAAGTACAAGTACAAGTACAAGTACAAGTACAAGTACAAGTACAAGTACAAGTACAAGTACAAGTACAAGTACAACTACAGGTACAGGTACAGGTACAGGTACAGGTACAGGTACAGGCACAGGAACAGGAACAGGAACAGGAACAGGAACAGGCACAGGCACAGGCAAAGGCACAGGCACAGGCACAGGTATAGGTACAGGTACAGGTACAAGTGCAAATACAGGTACGAGTACGAGTACAAGTACAAGTACAAGTACATCAATTAAtgcttctgaaaatataaataaaaagcgAAGAATGAACGAATCAGATTTAAAGAAACCAAACCAGAACATAAATTCGAAG GATGAATCGTGTGACTTGAACAAGATTAAAACTA gtAGTGAATCTGTAAGACTCTGTTTAAGATTGCCAAATGGTAAACGAGAAACATTATCAATGTGTGCAGCAGATACAATAGAA gattttataaataaaatggaaAGTTTGGGTTTTATGTCATCCGATCATACTTACTTGGTACCATTTCCAAAGACAAATATTGGAGAACTTCCTCCAGAAATACATTTGTCAGATACGATTTTGTTTCCAGCAAACACAgtatttataacaaaattatag
- the LOC143151525 gene encoding uncharacterized protein LOC143151525 isoform X2, with product MEAELIEKFIEVTGESETTARQYLSLTDGNVEAAISLMFEGGQTSELVNPEPEVRPPILPTQEILVPSDPVCSFPRLSNNVFDRFRDFAVETQRQEEEMAHRVTGVKQISQRSFMEAREHAKTLNRWLLVNIQNSQEFACQILNRDVWSNQQIQEIVKDHFVLWQVLSNTSDGKRYIDFYNVSEYPYLAVIDPRTGECMQIYNHVTVDILMSALNDMLSTHPSPECESSDSFNSKKWNSCTATTTKENSVSNSTMSDCSSSSTKTSEHVIDNLNDSDSHNGITNIQSTSTSTSTSTSTSTSTSTSTSTSTSTSTSTTTGTGTGTGTGTGTGTGTGTGTGTGTGTGTGKGTGTGTGIGTGTGTSANTGTSTSTSTSTSTSINASENINKKRRMNESDLKKPNQNINSKDESCDLNKIKTSSESVRLCLRLPNGKRETLSMCAADTIEDFINKMESLGFMSSDHTYLVPFPKTNIGELPPEIHLSDTILFPANTVFITKL from the exons ATGGAGGCAGAACTTATTGAAAAATTCATAGAAGTGACGG gagAGAGTGAAACCACAGCTCGTCAGTATCTATCATTAACTGATGGCAATGTGGAAGCTGCTATAAGCTTAATGTTTGAGGGAGGTCAAACATCTGAACTTGTAAATCCTGAACCAGAAGTGAGACCTCCTATTTTACCTACCCAAGAAATATTAGTACCATCTGATCCAGTTTGTTCTTTTCCAAGGTTATCGAATAATGTATTCGATAGATTTAGAGATTttgcagtagaaactc aACGCCAAGAAGAAGAAATGGCTCATAGAGTAACTGGAGTCAAACAAATCTCTCAAC GTTCTTTTATGGAAGCTCGTGAACATGCCAAGACATTAAATCGTTGGTTActtgtaaatattcaaaattctcAAGAGTTTGCCTGCCAAATTCTTAATAGAGATGTATGGTCGAATCAACAGATTCAAGAAATTGTGAAGGATCATTTTGTTTTGTGGCAA GTATTGTCAAATACTAGCGATGGGAAGCGCTACATCGATTTTTACAATGTATCTGAATATCCCTATCTGGCAGTAATTGATCCTAGAACAGGAGAATGTATGCAAATTTACAATCATGTTACAGTTGATATTTTAATGTCCGCTTTAAACGATATGCTAAGTACTCATCCATCACCAGAATGTGAATCAAGCGACTCATTTAATTCCAAAAAGTGGAACAGTTGCACTGCAACAACAACAAAAGAAAATTCTGTATCTAATTCAACAATGAGT gattgtagtagtagtagtactaAAACTTCCGAACATGTAATTGATAATTTAAATGACTCAG ATAGTCACAATGGTATAACAAACATTCAAAGTACAAGTACAAGTACAAGTACAAGTACAAGTACAAGTACAAGTACAAGTACAAGTACAAGTACAAGTACAAGTACAAGTACAAGTACAACTACAGGTACAGGTACAGGTACAGGTACAGGTACAGGTACAGGCACAGGAACAGGAACAGGAACAGGAACAGGAACAGGCACAGGCACAGGCAAAGGCACAGGCACAGGCACAGGTATAGGTACAGGTACAGGTACAAGTGCAAATACAGGTACGAGTACGAGTACAAGTACAAGTACAAGTACATCAATTAAtgcttctgaaaatataaataaaaagcgAAGAATGAACGAATCAGATTTAAAGAAACCAAACCAGAACATAAATTCGAAG GATGAATCGTGTGACTTGAACAAGATTAAAACTA gtAGTGAATCTGTAAGACTCTGTTTAAGATTGCCAAATGGTAAACGAGAAACATTATCAATGTGTGCAGCAGATACAATAGAA gattttataaataaaatggaaAGTTTGGGTTTTATGTCATCCGATCATACTTACTTGGTACCATTTCCAAAGACAAATATTGGAGAACTTCCTCCAGAAATACATTTGTCAGATACGATTTTGTTTCCAGCAAACACAgtatttataacaaaattatag
- the Jwa gene encoding PRA1 family protein Jwa, whose translation MDKAKTISEGWGLPPPRSFKDFLSEVSRFQLPNFKDFEKWGNRVANNLIYYQTNYLLTSIIIVLLVGLTNPTKMLYGLLAMSVIWIQYVFVFYETEGMIYEIKRQYPKLQSILLVISACYAIYNINSILLVLFSLLLSIGVTFIHASLRLRNLKNKLANKIEGIGLNTPMGVFLKYFGDETGIVLRAETTYGAEYSVSILATISTFINLWESIFE comes from the exons ATGGATAAAGCAAAGACGATAAGTGAGGGCTGGGGACTTCCACCTCCTCGTAGTTTTAAGGATTTTCTTTCGGAAGTGTCACGTTTTCAGCTACCCAATTTTAAAGATTTTGAGAAATGGGGTAACAGAGTAGCAAATAATCTTATTTACTATCAAACCAACTATCTTTTAACATCCATTATTATTGTACTTTTGGTGGG GTTAACGAATCCAACAAAGATGCTTTATGGTTTGTTAGCGATGTCTGTAATTTGGATACaatatgtatttgtattttatgaaACCGAGGGAATGATATATGAAATTAAAAGACAATATCCAAAACTGCAATCTATTCTTCTTGTTATTAGTGCATGTTATGCAATCTACAATATAAATTCAATTCTCCTAGTGTTATTTAGCCTATTATTGTCAATTGGTG TGACTTTTATACATGCATCATTGAGATTAAGAAATCTTAAGAATAAACTTGCTAACAAAATAGAGGGTATAGGATTAAACACACCAATGGgtgttttcttaaaatattttg GAGATGAGACTGGTATAGTCTTGCGTGCAGAGACAACATATGGCGCTGAATATTCGGTATCAATATTAGCAACTATTAgtacttttataaatttatgGGAAAGTATTTTTGAATAG
- the LOC143150884 gene encoding transcription elongation factor 1 homolog has product MGRRKSKRQAPQRKKVIEPMDIQFTCPFCNHDKSCEVKMDKGRNTARILCQVCLEDYQTTVNVLSEPIDVYNDWIDACDDIN; this is encoded by the exons ATGGGTCGCAGAAAGAGCAAACGACAAGCCCCGCAAAGAAAAAAAGTTATTGAGCCAATGGATATACAATTTACGTGTCCATTTTGTAACCATGACAAATCCTGTGAAGTTAAGAT GGATAAGGGCCGAAATACAGCCAGAATTTTATGTCAAGTTTGTTTAGAAGATTATCAAACTACCGTTAACGTATTGTCAGAACCGATTGACGTATATAACGATTGGATCGACGCATGCGATGATATTAATTAA
- the Rpn7 gene encoding regulatory particle non-ATPase 7: MPLEILEEDGLEKNPNLELPQTTFLLSLPENKNDPALKNKLLDAIKAENMAPFYEETCIALDWKIDDTLLSEMKARNIEQLKELDDAIEDAEKNLGEMEVREANLKKSEHLCRIGDKQGAISALQKTYDKTVSLGHRLDIVFHNIRIGLFYLDHDLITKNIEKAKSLIEEGGDWDRRNRLKVYQGTYCIAVRDFKGAANFFLDTISTFTSYELMDYNTFVRYTVYLSMISLPRNELRDKIIKGSEILEVLHSNPDVKDYLFSLYNCQYADFFKNLARVEDLLRRDYLTFPHYRYYVREMRILAYTQLLESYRSLTLQYMAEAFGVTVEYIDQELSRFIAAGRLHCKVDRVGGVVETNRPDSKNWQYQAVVKQGDLLLNRVQKLSRVINI, encoded by the exons ATGCCGCTAGAAATTCTGGAAGAAGACGGTTTAGAGAAAAACCCGAATTTAGAGTTACCTCAAACAACGTTTTTGTTAAGTCTAccggaaaataaaaatgatccagccttaaaaaataaattgctaGATGCCATTAAAGCAGAAA ATATGGCTCCATTTTATGAAGAAACATGTATAGCTTTGGATTGGAAAATTGACGATACCCTTCTTTCTGAAATGAAGGCACGCAATATAGAGCAATTAAAAGAGCTGGATGATGCAATCGAGGATGCTGAGAAGAATTTAGGTGAAATGGAAGTTCGTGAAGCAAATCTTAAAAAATCAGAACACCTTTGCAGAATAGGTGATAAACAAGGTGCTATCTCCGCGCTTCAAAAAACTTATGATAAAACTGTATCTTTGGGACACAGATTAGACATTGTATTTCATAATATTAGGATTGGATTGTTTTATTTGGATCATGATCTTATTACAAAAAACATAGAGAAAGCTAAAAg TTTGATAGAGGAGGGTGGTGATTGGGACAGACGAAATCGTTTAAAAGTATATCAAGGAACGTATTGTATAGCAGTTCGTGACTTTAAAGGAGCtgcaaatttttttttggaTACAATTAGTACATTTACAAGCTACGAGTTAATGGATTACAATACATTTGTCAGATATACCGTATATTTGAGCATGATAAGTTTGCCTAGGAATGAACTTAGAGACAAAATTATCAAAGGTTCAGAAATTTTGGAAGTACTTCACAGTAATCCAGATGTCAAAGATTACTTATTTTCTCTATATAACTGCCAATATGCTGATTTCTTCAAGAATCTTG CTCGTGTCGAAGACTTACTACGAAGGGATTACTTAACATTTCCTCATTATCGATATTATGTTAGAGAAATGCGTATTCTTGCATATACGCAACTTCTGGAATCTTATAGGTCTCTGACACTGCAATATATGGCAGAAGCTTTTGGTGTTACAGTAGAGTACATTGATCA AGAATTATCACGTTTTATCGCAGCAGGAAGATTGCATTGTAAAGTTGATCGTGTAGGTGGAGTAGTAGAAACCAATAGACCAGATAGCAAAAATTGGCAATATCAAGCAGTGGTCAAGCAGGGAGATTTACTGCTTAATAGGGTGCAAAAACTATCACGTgtcattaatatttaa